Proteins co-encoded in one Sulfurimonas sp. HSL1-2 genomic window:
- the rpsO gene encoding 30S ribosomal protein S15 encodes MALDAAKKQEIVKKFGRNENDTGSSEVQIALLSTRIAELTEHLKTFKKDHASRLGLLKLVGQRRRLMRYFKRTNRPAYDKLVADLGIRDNI; translated from the coding sequence ATGGCTTTGGATGCGGCGAAAAAACAAGAGATTGTTAAAAAATTCGGACGTAACGAAAACGACACCGGTTCTTCAGAAGTGCAGATCGCACTGCTCAGCACACGTATTGCTGAACTGACTGAACACCTCAAAACTTTCAAGAAAGACCACGCGTCACGCCTGGGTCTGCTCAAACTCGTCGGTCAGCGCCGCCGTCTGATGCGTTACTTCAAACGCACAAACCGCCCTGCATACGACAAACTTGTTGCCGATCTCGGTATCCGCGACAACATCTAA
- the kdsB gene encoding 3-deoxy-manno-octulosonate cytidylyltransferase, producing the protein MIIIPARLASTRFPQKVLADIGGLPMVVRTARQVAHLDNVVVAADDESIIEVCRAHDVKAMLTSTTHKSGTDRINECAQLLDIPDDELVINIQADEPFIEPEVLTLLIDRLNALKAEGRTFVMGSCYNAVNAEAADDPNLVKVVVNAKHDAIYFSRSKIPYNRGGGATYFGHIGIYGFTKKSLHDFCALDDAPVEDIEKLEQLRAIHHGLPISMVKVASTGFGIDTPEDLARAKEIFGVQ; encoded by the coding sequence ATGATCATCATCCCCGCCCGTCTGGCTTCGACCCGCTTCCCGCAAAAAGTCCTGGCGGATATCGGCGGCCTTCCGATGGTCGTCCGTACGGCACGGCAGGTGGCCCACCTCGACAACGTCGTCGTCGCCGCGGACGACGAAAGCATCATCGAGGTCTGCAGAGCCCACGATGTGAAGGCGATGCTCACCTCGACGACACATAAAAGCGGGACCGACCGCATCAACGAATGTGCGCAGCTGCTCGACATCCCCGACGACGAACTCGTCATCAACATCCAGGCCGACGAGCCCTTTATCGAGCCGGAGGTCCTCACCCTGCTGATCGACCGCCTTAATGCCCTCAAGGCGGAGGGGCGCACTTTTGTCATGGGGAGCTGCTACAACGCCGTCAACGCGGAAGCCGCCGACGACCCGAACCTCGTCAAGGTCGTCGTGAACGCGAAGCACGACGCCATCTACTTCTCCCGCTCCAAGATCCCCTACAACCGCGGCGGCGGGGCGACCTACTTCGGCCATATCGGCATCTACGGCTTTACCAAGAAGAGCCTGCACGACTTCTGCGCCCTCGACGACGCCCCCGTCGAAGATATCGAAAAGCTCGAACAGCTCCGCGCGATTCATCACGGGCTGCCCATCAGCATGGTCAAGGTCGCCAGCACCGGTTTCGGCATCGACACGCCGGAGGACCTGGCACGGGCCAAAGAGATCTTCGGAGTCCAGTAA
- a CDS encoding Rrf2 family transcriptional regulator: MLITRASEYALLSLIVLAKAEKPLDADTLSRDLDISKSFLAKILQSMARNGILNSFKGANGGFALAKDMHDITIRDITCAAEGKNPSVFDCSKSQKDCPSDKASTCQIWPVVNRLQGKIDTFLEGLTLADLIEQ, encoded by the coding sequence ATGCTCATTACCCGTGCCAGCGAATACGCCCTGCTCTCGCTCATCGTCCTGGCCAAAGCCGAGAAGCCCCTCGACGCCGACACCCTCTCCCGGGATCTCGACATTTCCAAGAGCTTTCTCGCGAAGATCCTGCAGTCGATGGCACGCAACGGCATCCTCAACTCCTTCAAGGGTGCCAACGGCGGATTTGCTCTTGCGAAGGATATGCACGACATCACCATCAGGGACATCACCTGCGCCGCCGAGGGGAAAAATCCCTCCGTCTTCGACTGCTCCAAGTCCCAGAAAGACTGCCCCTCCGACAAGGCGTCCACCTGCCAGATCTGGCCTGTCGTCAACCGGCTTCAGGGCAAGATCGACACCTTCTTGGAGGGATTGACCCTCGCCGACCTGATCGAACAGTAA
- a CDS encoding methyltransferase, producing MLLYQPQEGYCYNSDSIFLYDFISSFTPRGRMLDVGAGCGVVGLLVARDHPKVRLEAVEKQDAFVQYASKNAEVNGIDYRVHHTDFLAFKDPEGFDYIVSNPPFYHEGASRSENEMVHTARYNLHLPIDAFISHAAKLLQAQGHLMLCYDPQQFAHLCAACERAKLRVVDVQFVHSKPDRNATLVMLHARKNSRSLMRVRPPIFAFDEDEFSAKSLQVYRDARTHSIKCTL from the coding sequence ATGCTGCTTTACCAGCCGCAGGAGGGGTACTGCTACAACAGTGACTCGATCTTCCTGTACGACTTCATCTCCTCTTTCACGCCGCGGGGCCGCATGCTCGACGTGGGGGCCGGCTGCGGTGTCGTCGGGCTGCTGGTGGCACGCGACCATCCGAAAGTGCGGCTTGAGGCGGTGGAGAAGCAGGACGCTTTCGTGCAGTACGCCTCGAAGAACGCGGAAGTGAACGGGATCGACTACCGGGTCCATCACACGGATTTTCTCGCGTTCAAGGACCCCGAGGGGTTCGACTACATCGTCTCCAATCCCCCCTTCTATCACGAGGGGGCGTCGCGCTCGGAGAACGAAATGGTGCACACGGCGCGCTACAACCTGCACCTTCCCATCGACGCATTTATCTCCCATGCCGCGAAGCTCCTGCAGGCGCAGGGGCACCTGATGCTCTGCTACGATCCCCAGCAGTTCGCCCACCTCTGTGCCGCCTGCGAACGCGCCAAATTAAGAGTGGTTGATGTACAATTCGTTCATTCGAAACCGGATCGCAACGCGACCCTGGTGATGCTGCACGCCCGGAAAAACTCCCGTTCGCTCATGCGCGTCCGGCCACCGATTTTCGCCTTTGACGAAGATGAGTTTTCCGCCAAGAGCCTGCAGGTCTACCGCGATGCAAGGACGCACAGTATAAAATGCACCCTATGA
- a CDS encoding YkgJ family cysteine cluster protein — MIKEDGYPYAFDPSACAGCGGRCCTGESGNIFVSPDEIRALAGALAMEEADFRRTYLEKRGYKFSLKEKIVGMSHDCIFFDRETNGCGVYTARPLQCRTFPFWEYYKTRVDELKRECPGIVDV; from the coding sequence ATGATAAAAGAAGACGGCTACCCCTACGCGTTCGACCCTTCCGCCTGCGCCGGGTGCGGCGGGCGCTGCTGCACCGGCGAAAGCGGCAATATCTTCGTCTCCCCCGACGAGATCCGGGCACTGGCGGGTGCGCTGGCGATGGAGGAGGCGGACTTCCGCCGTACCTACCTCGAAAAACGGGGCTACAAGTTCTCGCTCAAAGAGAAGATCGTCGGCATGTCGCACGACTGCATCTTTTTCGACCGAGAAACGAACGGCTGCGGCGTCTACACGGCCCGCCCCCTCCAGTGCCGTACCTTCCCCTTCTGGGAGTATTACAAGACCCGCGTCGATGAACTCAAGCGGGAGTGCCCGGGGATCGTCGATGTTTAA